A region from the Triticum urartu cultivar G1812 chromosome 1, Tu2.1, whole genome shotgun sequence genome encodes:
- the LOC125517121 gene encoding kinesin-like protein KIN-14J, producing MGADPAASSPSPAASPSRQPRQGEEELRAVEDHLSPSRHADSSPAPPPSPASAAPVPQHPEVSGEDAELASEEAVEEQPALEEGVVEAEAAVAGGDGEALRSFLEEFGDQADDCLIPSPRLKGIATPDCPAALQFLGGRYNSLMEKYKQQVAKCAEECAPRFDGLKKKYTAECAERRRLYNELIELRGNIRVFCRCRPLSSDEISRGCSSVVEVDPSQEMDLQFVPTEKERKTFKFDHVFGPADDQEAVFAESLPVVRSVMDGFNVCIFAYGQTGTGKTFTMEGVPENRGVNYRALEELFRISEERSSSVSYSFGVSILEVYNEKIRDLLDDNSEHTSKRLDIKQSADGAQEVPGLVEAPISTIDGVWEKLKAGARNRSVGSTSVNELSSRSHSLVRVTVTSEHLVTGERSRSHMWLVDLAGSERLAKTEVEGERLKEAKFINKSLSALGDVIAALASKNAHIPYRNSKLTHLLQSSLGGDCKTLMFVQISPSSTDSGETLCSLNFASRVRAIEHGPARKQVDPAENFKIKQMAEKLCHEEKENAKLNESLQLMQLKYASRENVFRTLQDKIRETEQACRTHQQRARELENELANEKKAARDTGKSAKPSFAAPVRQRPPLAPMRQRPPSNNMPQPSGPSRLRFAGKGSSVQNKENIPTMNKTTVDKTAGKARRVSLVPMMRQIPLQPKRRSSIAILPGERERMSIFPEKKAMSRLSHVQMSRTARPQAFNSIPETPQAAVDATPDVRGKFRRMEFGSSSRFSSPPTLSMRKSRNNISSPQQRLRMQSGSGNASKLCFSIQKRVALGSPAPARTTSMTSGTGIFDPALREQIMAGRFGNAQRVFNGKRRMSVL from the exons ATGGGAGCGGATCCGGCCGCCTCGTCCCCCTCGCCGGCGGCGTCTCCGTCACGGCAGCCGCGGCAAG GCGAGGAAGAGCTCCGCGCCGTGGAGGACCACCTGAGCCCGAGCCGCCACGCGGATtcgagccctgcgccgccgccgtcgcccgcgtCCGCCGCGCCGGTGCCCCAGCATCCCGAAG TGTCAGGCGAGGACGCGGAGCTGGCCAgcgaggaggcggtggaggaacAGCCCGCCCTTGAGGAGGGGGTGGTGGAGGCGGAGGCCGCTGTTGCAGGAGGAGATGGGGAGGCTCTCCGCAGCTTCCTGGAG GAATTCGGGGATCAAGCGGACGATTGTCTTATCCCATCTCCGCGGCTGAAGGGGATCGCAACTCCTGACTGCCCTGCTGCCCTCCAATTCCTAG GGGGGAGGTACAATAGCCTGATGGAGAAGTACAAGCAGCAGGTGGCTAAGTGTGCCGAGGAGTGTGCACCAAGGTTCGATGGCTTGAAGAAGAAGTACACGGCGGAGTGTGCAGAGCGGCGTCGTTTGTACAATGAGCTCATCGAGCTGAGGGGAAACATCAGGGTATTCTGCCGGTGCCGCCCTCTAAGTTCCGATGAGATCTCCCGTGGCTGCTCATCAGTGGTTGAGGTTGATCCGTCCCAGGAGATGGACCTTCAGTTTGTTCCCACGGAAAAAGAGAGGAAGACCTTTAAATTTGACCATGTTTTTGGACCGGCTGATGATCAAG AGGCTGTATTTGCTGAGAGCCTGCCAGTCGTGAGGTCCGTCATGGATGGTTTCAATGTATGCATCTTTGCATATGGGCAAACTGGAACAGGGAAAACCTTCACTATGGAAGGTGTTCCAGAGAATAGGGGTGTTAATTACAGGGCTCTTGAAGAACTGTTCAGGATCTCAGAGGAGAGAAGCTCATCTGTCTCGTACTCATTTGGTGTGAGTATCTTGGAAgtctataatgaaaaaatcagggACCTTCTTGATGACAACTCTGAACATACATCAAAAAG GTTGGACATAAAGCAAAGTGCTGATGGGGCACAAGAGGTGCCTGGCTTGGTTGAAGCTCCAATTTCTACAATAGATGGTGTGTGGGAGAAACTGAAAGCTGGCGCTAGAAATAGATCTGTTGGATCAACCAGTGTGAATGAACTGAGCAGTCGCTCCCATAG CTTGGTTAGGGTCACCGTTACAAGTGAGCATTTGGTGACTGGGGAAAGGAGCAGAAGCCACATGTGGTTGGTTGACCTTGCTGGAAGTGAGCGCTTGGCTAAAACTGAAGTAGAAGGAGAGAGGCTGAAGGAGGCAAAGTTCATCAACAAGTCACTCTCTGCACTGGGTGATGTTATTGCTGCCCTTGCCTCTAAAAATGCCCACATCCCATATCG GAACTCCAAGCTAACTCATCTGCTCCAAAGCTCGTTAG GTGGAGATTGCAAGACACTTATGTTTGTGCAGATAAGTCCAAGCTCTACAGATTCAGGAGAAACTTTATGCTCGCTAAATTTTGCTAGTAGAGTTCGAGCTATTGAACATGGCCCTGCTCGTAAACAAGTGGATCCAGCTGAAAACTTCAAGATCAAGCAGATG GCCGAAAAGCTCTGCCATGAGGAAAAGGAAAATGCGAAGTTGAACGAAAGCTTGCAACTGATGCAACTCAAGTATGCTTCTCGTGAGAATGTCTTCAGAACTCTTCAAGATAAG ATAAGGGAGACTGAGCAAGCCTGCAGAACTCATCAGCAGCGG GCTAGAGAGCTGGAGAATGAATTAGCTAATGAGAAGAAGGCTGCGAGGGATACGGGTAAATCGGCGAAGCCATCATTTGCAGCTCCTGTGAGGCAGAGACCACCACTTGCTCCTATGAGGCAGAGACCACCAAGCAACAACATGCCACAACCTTCAGGCCCTTCCAGACTGAGGTTCGCTGGTAAGGGATCTTCAGTTCAGAACAAAGAGAACATCCCTACGATGAACAAAACAACTGTGGACAAGACTGCTGGCAAAGCGCGGCGTGTATCTTTAGTTCCCATGATGCGACAGATCCCTCTCCAGCCTAAGAGGCGATCCTCGATCGCGATCCTACCAGGCGAGAGAGAGCGGATGTCCATATTTCCCGAGAAGAAGGCGATGTCACGACTGTCCCATGTCCAAATGTCAAGAACAGCAAGACCACAGGCTTTTAACTCAATTCCAGAAACACCACAAGCAGCAGTCGACGCAACTCCAGATGTCAGAGGGAAGTTTAGAAGAATGGAGTTCGGCAGCAGCAGCAGGTTCTCAAGCCCTCCAACGCTGTCCATGCGGAAGTCAAGGAACAATATCTCGTCTCCACAGCAGAGGTTGAGGATGCAGTCGGGCTCTGGAAATGCCAGCAAGCTATGCTTCAGCATCCAGAAAAGAGTCGCTCTTGGTTCACCTGCTCCAGCAAGAACGACTTCCATGACGTCTGGTACTGGCATCTTTGATCCAGCTCTGCGTGAACAAATAATGGCTGGGAGATTTGGCAATGCGCAGCGGGTGTTCAACGGCAAGAGGAGAATGTCTGTCCTCTAA